A genomic region of Runella rosea contains the following coding sequences:
- a CDS encoding DinB family protein, which produces MKAHHIRLLQYEYWANSRIIEALEKLDNPPERAVLLTSHILNAQMVWFTRIANDHLVVGIWDLLPVSWLKETSDHSYQKWESYVRDLDEVEFNKIIKYQNTKGEYFETPLGEILTHLSHHAAYHRGQIIDALKPVLHPLPTTDYILWLRE; this is translated from the coding sequence ATGAAAGCACATCATATCCGCCTGCTCCAATACGAATATTGGGCCAATTCACGCATTATCGAAGCGCTCGAAAAACTCGACAATCCCCCCGAAAGAGCGGTTCTGCTCACGAGTCATATTCTTAACGCTCAAATGGTGTGGTTTACCCGGATTGCCAACGACCATTTAGTGGTTGGGATTTGGGATTTATTGCCCGTTTCGTGGCTCAAAGAAACCTCCGACCACAGTTATCAAAAATGGGAAAGCTACGTCAGAGACCTCGATGAAGTTGAATTTAATAAAATCATTAAGTATCAAAACACCAAAGGAGAATACTTTGAAACGCCCCTCGGCGAGATTCTGACACATTTGAGCCATCATGCAGCCTACCACCGAGGCCAGATTATCGACGCCCTAAAACCCGTACTTCATCCACTGCCAACGACGGACTATATTTTGTGGCTGAGGGAGTGA
- a CDS encoding sialidase family protein, with the protein MKKSVVQFSFERTAFCILFLGILLFSCFPAKYIKPDNHVPGIRFTRLPTGTSNISGFYFLNERKGFLWTIYGEYYKTENGALSWTKTNNKVYGLVFRNEKAGFGFSQLPDKKLLVKTEDGGETWQPIYEVPPHSSCSNISIDEQKRVLFFINNTSVTAQNTRHESTLLYSEDEGINWRMEKYDSLNIFSLDFADKNIGFATGPSNKNRVILKTLDGGKSWKPLDLSSLGISGVYSIRFHQEIGVIDNAWKTNDKGQTWQKMGRLTADGDVHFIDSKKGYAFGSGKISKVSRKSDMLQTYASVSYTGDGGATWNTNDKISIIPPITQVFFINDALAFGIAFSEDYYKGELIRIDITNK; encoded by the coding sequence ATGAAAAAGTCAGTTGTACAATTTTCATTTGAGAGAACCGCTTTTTGTATTCTTTTTTTGGGAATACTGTTATTCTCCTGTTTCCCTGCAAAATACATTAAACCCGATAACCATGTACCGGGGATTCGATTTACCCGTTTGCCAACCGGAACATCCAATATTTCAGGCTTCTACTTTCTCAACGAGAGAAAAGGATTTCTATGGACAATCTATGGCGAATATTACAAGACGGAAAATGGCGCACTAAGTTGGACAAAAACAAACAATAAAGTCTACGGATTGGTTTTTCGCAATGAAAAAGCAGGTTTTGGATTCTCTCAATTACCCGATAAAAAGTTATTGGTAAAAACAGAAGATGGTGGCGAAACATGGCAACCTATCTATGAAGTACCGCCCCACTCAAGTTGCTCAAATATATCAATTGATGAACAGAAAAGAGTTTTATTTTTTATTAACAATACCTCCGTCACAGCGCAAAATACAAGGCACGAATCAACTTTATTGTATTCGGAAGATGAAGGAATCAATTGGAGAATGGAGAAGTATGACAGCTTAAATATTTTCTCCCTTGACTTTGCCGACAAAAATATTGGATTTGCGACCGGTCCATCCAATAAAAATCGGGTAATTTTAAAAACATTGGACGGCGGAAAGTCATGGAAACCTCTTGATTTATCTTCGCTGGGAATTTCCGGTGTCTATTCGATTCGATTTCATCAAGAAATAGGGGTGATTGACAATGCATGGAAAACCAACGATAAAGGACAAACATGGCAAAAAATGGGCAGATTAACTGCAGATGGGGATGTCCATTTTATTGATTCAAAAAAAGGCTATGCATTTGGCAGTGGCAAAATATCTAAAGTGAGTAGGAAATCTGATATGCTCCAAACCTACGCTTCGGTATCATATACAGGAGACGGAGGCGCTACTTGGAATACGAATGATAAAATTTCAATCATCCCGCCAATTACACAAGTCTTTTTTATAAATGATGCCTTAGCTTTCGGAATTGCTTTCAGTGAAGACTATTATAAAGGTGAATTGATAAGAATAGATATAACAAACAAGTAA